TTGACACAATAGCTTTACCGCAGGCCATTGCCTCTAAAATTGAGATGGGGAATGCTTCTTCATGGGATGCACACACAACAATATCTAGTTTCTGCAGCTCAGCTTTAACATCAGGCAGTTGCCCATGAAAGATCACTTTACCGCTAATACCTAACTCTTTGGCTTTTTGTTTTAAATAGGGCTCTCTTGGCTCTTGCAAAATATCGCCACCAATAATATCAAATTGAGCATCAATACCTTGCTCAATCAAAATTTTAGCCATATTTAAAAAATCATCATGCCCTTTTCTATATTGTAAATTCGCAATAATACCAATTCGGGGGATCAGGCTACGATGAGTATCAAGTGGTTTGAATACAGTCGTATCCACACCATTATGAATAACTTCCATGGCACTGTTTGGGCACAAAACTGTCAACGTATCAAGCAAGTGCAGTTTTAATTCATTGCTACAAAAAATAAAAGTCCTGGGGGCATACCTATTTTTAAGAGTCCAATTCATAAATGACTCTTCATATGGAAAATGCACATGACATATCATTGGAATATTAAGAAATTTACAAATGGGTTGTAAGCTTCTTAATGCCAAAAGGTCACCTGTGTGTACTAGTTTCGGTTTATGTTTTTTAAAAATACAATAATATTGCCAAAACTGCTTTATATAACTAAATGGTTTAGATTTATCAGGCTGATTAGCATCAATAGCAACAAATGATGCTCCTGCAAGTTCTGCAGCATTGCCCAATTCGTTTCCTTTAGGTGCTAGCATTACCGTTTGACAATTGGGTTTGATACCACTGATAATGGCAAGTGTAACCCGTTCGGCGCCTCCGATAACATTTACACTGTGAGCAAAAAATATTTTTTCCATTTTAAATAAATACGTTCATTTAATAATTGTTTATTAACAGTCAGGGTACAATAAACTCAACAAAGTTTAACTCATTTTTTTGACCATATTTATTGGAAACATAAATAGTAGTTATGTTTGTTTGGCACTTAGTTGGTATTCATATTTTAAATTAGTGACATTTTTTGGAGAGCCTGTTAAGTGAATTTAGTCAGCATTATTCTTCCTACTTATAATCGTGAAAAATTCTTAGTTACAGCATTTAAATCAATTGAAGAGCAATCATATGCAAATTGGGAGCTGATCATTGTTGATGATGGTAGTTCCGATGATTCAATTAACTTGCTTAATAGGCTAAAAAGCGCAGTTTCTAATCCCGTTAAGATCATTTCCCAAAAAAATGGAGGGCCTGCTGTTGCCAGAAATAGAGGAATACAAGAAGCTAGCGGAGATTTTATTGCCTTTTTTGACAGCGACGATTACTGGTTACCACATCATCTAAGTAACTGTATCAACGTAATGTTGCAGCATAAAGATGTAAGTTGGGTTTATGCTGCATGCCAAAGGCGTTTGTATGACACTAATGAGGTGTTACTAGATAGTACTTTTTATCATAACCGGGTCCCTAATCCACTTTTCACACTTAAAACTCGTTCAGATGGTAAATTACATATTATAGATGATGACAGAGCCACTGAACTCCAAATCACTCATGGTATTGATAGTGGGTTTCAAAACTCTGTTTTACGAAATAATGTTTTTAAAGAAATGCAGTTGCCAGATATGAGAATTGGCGAAGACAGACTATTTATAGCAATGGCCTTAAAAAGTGGCTTTAAACTAGCATTCATTGATGATATTCATGTTTTGTACATGGTACATTCTGAAAATATTAGTGATACCAACCTCTCAGAGTCTAATATTAGTAAGCGGATAGATGTAATGAAACAACTTATTGTTAGTTATGAGCTAACCCCAAAATACATTCCCAATTTAAATGCAATTGAAAGAAAAGCACTTCAAGAACGATTAGCAAGCGATTGGTTTTGGAAGTTAGGTTACTCTCTGCAATGGCAAAATGGGCTTAGAAATGATGCAATAAAATCGTATATGAAAGGCATTAGACTGACCCCCTTAAACATTAAATTTTGGAAAACCTTCATAAAAGCTTTTGTGTTAACTAAAATATTCAGACTCAAATAATCGCATCCTCTTTTTTAGCTAGATTGATAAATACCTAAAACCTCCCTAATTCCCTAATAAAGTAAATTGCGAAATGCTACTTTTTTTAGGTATTATAACACCTACTTATTATATGGATGTAGATATCATTAACATGCAAACTTCAAATAACAGTCGTGCTCAGGTAATTATTATTGGCGCTGGGGCTATCACTCAGCAATGGCATTTACCTATATTGATGGGAAGATCAGATTTTAATGTTGTAGGCGTTGTAGATAAATCACCTCAAACGACTAAGTTAATTGAAAAGGCTTATCCAGAGCTAAATGTTTATAGTGATGTTTCAGATATTGATACGTCTAGTTATTCCTGTGCGATTGTGGCAACTCCTGTTGCTTTTCATTATGCAATTACCAAAGATTTACTTCAAAAAAATAAACATGTATTAGTCGAGAAACCAATTGCATTTAGCCACAAAGAAGCTGAAGAGCTGGTTTTATTGGCAGAAAGTAAAGAGTTGATTTTAAGCGTATCTTTATATCGTCGGCTATACCCTAGCTTATCTTTACTCAAAAATATTATTGACAATAACACTTGGGGAGCAGTTAAAAGTTTTTGTTTTAACTGGGGCGACTTTTATAGCTGGTCTGCAAGCTCACTGGGCAATATGAAAAAAGAACTAGCTGGAGGTGGTGTATTGATGGACCTCGGACCTCATGCACTAGACTGGCTATGTTACTTATTCGGAGAAAAAATAAAACTACTCAGTTATAAAGATGATGCATTAAGTGGCATTGAAACTGATTGTCAACTTCAGCTTGAATTTGAATCCCCAGAGAGAACTATTGAAGGTAGTTTAATGCTTTCAAGGATTCGCAGCTTAGGTGGTGATTTAATTATATATTGCGATAATGCCACTTTGAGATTGAGTGTTGGAGAAAGATTTAAGGTTAAAATTGAACCATTGAGTAAAAGTCAATCGCCAAGAGCTGACGTTGTAGTTGAATATGAAGCCGCTAATGCACTTGATGTTAAAGAAGAGTGGTTTGAAACTTTCGCAAAAGAGCATGACGACTTTGTTCATGCAATCAATAACTCCCAGCCTGCCAAACTATCAGGTCGCAGTGTATTACCTGCCGCTAAAATAATAGATGAATGTTATCAGTCAAAAGCCCAACAATCATTCACATGGTCACAAACAAACTTGTTTGATGTTCCAGGTTTAACTGACATAAATTCAATATTTATTACCGGGGCATCAGGATTTGTTGGTGGTAGGTTAGTTGAAGTTTTAGCTGAAAATACCGACATAACAATTTATGCAGGCGTTAACAACCCAAACAATGCAACAAGAATATCCAGATATAACGTGAATATGGTCCAGTTTGATTTGAATGATGCAGAGCAACTTACACGCGTTTTAAATGGCTGTGATGCAGTGGTGCATTGTGCGGTAGGAACAGCATATGGTGATAACGACTTAATATACAGAACTACGGTCAATGGCACGCAAAACCTTTTAACGGCGTGCAAACAAAACAACATTAAAAAAATCATTCATTTAAGTAGTTTAGCTGTTATTAATATGGAAAATAATGGCAAGGAAATTACTGAACAAAACTGCCAACCCAGTACATCACAAAATATATATGCCAAATCTAAACTAGATGCCGAAAACTTGGCTTTAAACTTTGCAAAAACAGAAAATTTACAACTAACAATTCTTAGGCCAACAACAATTTATGGGCCATTTTCACCATTATTTAAAGTAGGGGCAGGGAAACAGGCAATTAATAACGGCGTAGTCCTAACAAATAGTTCGGCAAAAAGCCCCTCAAATAGTGTTTATATTGATAATGTGATATCAGCTATTCTGCAAGTCTTAGCAAATAATTCAACTATTGATGATTCTGTGTTTTTTGTAAACGACGATGACTCAATGACATATGAGCATTTTTATGGCTACTTTACCGAACAATTTAATCAGAAATTAGCGTTAACAAATAATCACCCTGGTAACAATCACTCAACTGAAGTTGGTACATTTAAATTGCTATTGTCAGAGCTAAAAGGAATTTTAACTTCAAAAGAATTACGTAAACTAGCGTTGAAACTTTACAATACAGAAAAAATTGGTTTTCCTTTAAGGTGGACGGTATCAAAGTTTCCAGCATTTGAAGATAAACTTAGAGATTCAAATGGTCTTGTTTTTAAACAAAAAAGTAAAATTAATGCGTCCCAAGTACAGATAGATGCATCCACTGACTCGCTCGTTTCAATGAGGCTATTTAAAAATTCATACCCTTTATATACATATATTGATAGAGACAAAGCGTTAAGTCTTACCGCAGACTGGGTGAAGTTTAGTAGTACCAGAACATAAAATAGTAAACATAATTACCGATTTCAAATATGTAAAGCTACAGGCTTTATTGTCTTTAAATTAACTTAAATGTAGCTTGATGAAAAATAGAATTGAACATTTGGACGGTTTAAGAGGATTAGCTATTCTGTTAGTCCTTTTTTATCATATATTCTCAAGGTGGACTGATAGACTGCCTTATGGCGATGAGTTTTCACTTTTTATTTTCAAGCATGGGTGGATAGGTGTTCAACTCTTCTTTCTAATATCAGGCTTTGTTATTTTAATGACCCTCGAAAGAACTCAAACAATCAAAAAATTTTTATTTAAGCGCTGGTTGAGGCTTTTTCCTGCAATGTTAATCGCTAGTTTACTTATTTATGTAACCGCTCAATTCCTTTCTGATAGGCCTGCAGGAGATCCAACATTACGCAGCCTTGTTCCGGGATTGAGCTTTATTTCTTCAGCCATTTGGAATAATTACCTCAATATAACAATGCCGACCATGGAAGGTGCTTTTTGGTCTTTATACGTAGAAGCATATTTCTATGTATTTATTGCTTTCGTATATTTTAAATTGACCAGCAATAAAATTACAGAATGTATTTTATTTATTTATCTTTGTTCCTTTATTTATTGTCGCTTCTTGG
The sequence above is a segment of the Paraglaciecola sp. L3A3 genome. Coding sequences within it:
- a CDS encoding NAD-dependent epimerase/dehydratase family protein, with protein sequence MLLFLGIITPTYYMDVDIINMQTSNNSRAQVIIIGAGAITQQWHLPILMGRSDFNVVGVVDKSPQTTKLIEKAYPELNVYSDVSDIDTSSYSCAIVATPVAFHYAITKDLLQKNKHVLVEKPIAFSHKEAEELVLLAESKELILSVSLYRRLYPSLSLLKNIIDNNTWGAVKSFCFNWGDFYSWSASSLGNMKKELAGGGVLMDLGPHALDWLCYLFGEKIKLLSYKDDALSGIETDCQLQLEFESPERTIEGSLMLSRIRSLGGDLIIYCDNATLRLSVGERFKVKIEPLSKSQSPRADVVVEYEAANALDVKEEWFETFAKEHDDFVHAINNSQPAKLSGRSVLPAAKIIDECYQSKAQQSFTWSQTNLFDVPGLTDINSIFITGASGFVGGRLVEVLAENTDITIYAGVNNPNNATRISRYNVNMVQFDLNDAEQLTRVLNGCDAVVHCAVGTAYGDNDLIYRTTVNGTQNLLTACKQNNIKKIIHLSSLAVINMENNGKEITEQNCQPSTSQNIYAKSKLDAENLALNFAKTENLQLTILRPTTIYGPFSPLFKVGAGKQAINNGVVLTNSSAKSPSNSVYIDNVISAILQVLANNSTIDDSVFFVNDDDSMTYEHFYGYFTEQFNQKLALTNNHPGNNHSTEVGTFKLLLSELKGILTSKELRKLALKLYNTEKIGFPLRWTVSKFPAFEDKLRDSNGLVFKQKSKINASQVQIDASTDSLVSMRLFKNSYPLYTYIDRDKALSLTADWVKFSSTRT
- a CDS encoding glycosyltransferase, whose translation is MEKIFFAHSVNVIGGAERVTLAIISGIKPNCQTVMLAPKGNELGNAAELAGASFVAIDANQPDKSKPFSYIKQFWQYYCIFKKHKPKLVHTGDLLALRSLQPICKFLNIPMICHVHFPYEESFMNWTLKNRYAPRTFIFCSNELKLHLLDTLTVLCPNSAMEVIHNGVDTTVFKPLDTHRSLIPRIGIIANLQYRKGHDDFLNMAKILIEQGIDAQFDIIGGDILQEPREPYLKQKAKELGISGKVIFHGQLPDVKAELQKLDIVVCASHEEAFPISILEAMACGKAIVSTNVNGIPEALTHDETALLVNPHDPQSLAMCVNQLLVSPEKVTMLSNNAREKVLQNFSSEVFIKKIKQLYGES
- a CDS encoding glycosyltransferase family A protein, translated to MNLVSIILPTYNREKFLVTAFKSIEEQSYANWELIIVDDGSSDDSINLLNRLKSAVSNPVKIISQKNGGPAVARNRGIQEASGDFIAFFDSDDYWLPHHLSNCINVMLQHKDVSWVYAACQRRLYDTNEVLLDSTFYHNRVPNPLFTLKTRSDGKLHIIDDDRATELQITHGIDSGFQNSVLRNNVFKEMQLPDMRIGEDRLFIAMALKSGFKLAFIDDIHVLYMVHSENISDTNLSESNISKRIDVMKQLIVSYELTPKYIPNLNAIERKALQERLASDWFWKLGYSLQWQNGLRNDAIKSYMKGIRLTPLNIKFWKTFIKAFVLTKIFRLK
- a CDS encoding acyltransferase; translated protein: MKNRIEHLDGLRGLAILLVLFYHIFSRWTDRLPYGDEFSLFIFKHGWIGVQLFFLISGFVILMTLERTQTIKKFLFKRWLRLFPAMLIASLLIYVTAQFLSDRPAGDPTLRSLVPGLSFISSAIWNNYLNITMPTMEGAFWSLYVEAYFYVFIAFVYFKLTSNKITECILFIYLCSFIYCRFLAGEDIQEDPIRKFIEHIGFLYYGWFAAGMAFYNYMKSKNEKWFIAGLIIAVFSSITLRNIDIGAIIYAVITSLIFALSFKIQALRTALSFKIFTFLGFISYPLYLIHENASISMIIAIGRAHPDLPNYLHPLLPIVIVILTAYVITKWLEPKLRIVLNHKFSRFFKSS